One Deinococcus sedimenti DNA window includes the following coding sequences:
- a CDS encoding response regulator transcription factor gives MTPQRILIIEDDLDIANVLRMDLTDAGFEVDHADSAMNGLIKAREEQPTLILLDLGLPDFDGGDVVQRLRKNSSVPIIVLTARDTVDEKVRLLGLGADDYLIKPFHPDELLARVKVQLRQRTTESLTMGDLTLDPQKRLVTFKGDELRLSPKEFDILALLIRQPGRVYSRQEIGQDIWQGRLPEGSNVVDVHMANLRAKLRDLDGYGLLRTVRGVGYALRG, from the coding sequence GTGACCCCGCAACGCATTCTCATCATCGAGGACGACCTGGACATCGCCAACGTCCTGCGCATGGACCTCACCGACGCCGGCTTCGAAGTCGACCACGCCGACTCCGCCATGAACGGCCTGATCAAGGCGCGCGAGGAACAACCCACCCTGATCCTGCTGGACCTGGGCCTGCCGGACTTTGACGGCGGGGACGTCGTGCAGCGCCTGCGCAAGAACAGCAGCGTGCCGATCATCGTGCTGACCGCCCGCGACACCGTCGACGAGAAGGTGCGCCTGCTGGGCCTGGGCGCCGACGATTACCTGATCAAGCCCTTCCACCCGGACGAACTGCTCGCGCGCGTGAAGGTGCAGCTGCGCCAGCGCACCACCGAGAGCCTCACCATGGGCGACCTGACCCTCGACCCGCAGAAGCGCCTCGTGACCTTCAAGGGCGACGAACTGCGCCTGTCGCCCAAGGAGTTCGACATCCTGGCGCTGCTGATCCGCCAGCCGGGCCGCGTGTACTCCCGCCAGGAGATCGGCCAGGACATCTGGCAGGGTCGCCTGCCCGAGGGCAGCAACGTCGTGGACGTGCACATGGCCAACCTGCGCGCCAAGCTGCGTGACCTGGACGGCTACGGCCTGCTGCGCACCGTGCGAGGCGTCGGGTACGCCCTGCGCGGCTGA
- a CDS encoding ribonuclease J: MSNPSKAPRPEGAAPHLEVIPLGGMGEIGKNITAYRFEDEIMVVDAGLAFPESHQMGIDLIIPRIDYLQQNAGLIKGWILTHGHEDHIGGLPYILPRLPRVPVYGAGLTLGLVREKLSEFGIKDGDVDLREVGLSDKVKIGTHFQVEFFRMTHSIPDNAGYLLTTPAGTVLHTGDFKLDEEPSDGKLSDLARIEQAGKDGVLLLLSDSTNAERQGRTSSEADVARNLETLISGLKGRVFLTTFASNVHRVQNVINIAHRQRRRVIMEGRSMIKYAQVAQQLGYMELPEPFLTNDEVGGLQDQQVLYVCTGSQGQPMSVLSRLAFGNHAKIALRRGDSVILSSNPIPGNEEAVNLVINRLYEIGVDVYYPPNYRVHASGHGSQEELATILNLARPKYFLPWHGEPRHQINHARLAQTLPRPPKRTLIARNGDVVRVSQDDFKVTGTVPAGAVYVDGLGVGDIGDDVLLDRVNMSQEGILIMTAVLHPTPHVEIVSRGFVRANRELDGQIRKVALEAIEQGLREKKRLEDVRDDMYGAVRRFVRKVTGRNPVLIPLIVD; this comes from the coding sequence ATGAGCAACCCCAGCAAGGCCCCCCGCCCCGAGGGCGCGGCCCCACACCTCGAAGTCATCCCGCTCGGCGGCATGGGCGAGATCGGCAAGAACATCACCGCGTACCGTTTCGAGGACGAGATCATGGTCGTCGACGCGGGCCTGGCGTTCCCCGAAAGCCACCAGATGGGCATCGACCTGATCATCCCCCGCATCGACTACCTGCAGCAGAACGCCGGGCTGATCAAGGGCTGGATCCTCACCCACGGGCACGAGGACCACATCGGCGGACTGCCGTACATCCTGCCCCGCCTGCCGCGCGTGCCGGTGTACGGCGCGGGCCTGACCCTGGGCCTCGTGCGCGAGAAACTCAGCGAGTTCGGCATCAAGGACGGCGACGTGGACCTGCGCGAGGTCGGCCTGAGCGACAAGGTGAAGATCGGCACGCACTTCCAGGTGGAGTTCTTCCGCATGACGCACTCCATTCCCGACAACGCCGGGTACCTGCTCACCACGCCCGCCGGGACCGTCCTGCACACCGGGGACTTCAAGCTCGACGAGGAACCCAGCGACGGCAAGCTCAGCGACCTGGCCCGCATCGAGCAGGCCGGGAAGGACGGCGTGCTGCTGCTCCTGAGCGACTCCACGAACGCCGAACGTCAGGGCCGCACGTCCAGCGAGGCCGACGTGGCCCGCAACCTCGAGACGCTGATCAGCGGACTGAAGGGCCGCGTGTTCCTGACGACCTTCGCGTCGAACGTGCACCGCGTGCAGAACGTCATCAACATCGCCCACCGCCAGCGCCGCCGCGTGATCATGGAAGGCCGCAGCATGATCAAGTACGCGCAGGTCGCGCAGCAGCTGGGCTACATGGAACTGCCCGAACCGTTCCTGACCAACGACGAGGTCGGCGGCCTGCAGGACCAGCAGGTGCTGTACGTCTGCACCGGCAGCCAGGGCCAGCCCATGAGCGTCCTGTCGCGCCTCGCGTTCGGGAACCACGCCAAGATCGCCCTGCGACGCGGCGACAGCGTCATCCTGAGCAGCAACCCCATCCCCGGCAACGAGGAAGCCGTGAACCTCGTCATCAACCGCCTGTACGAGATCGGCGTGGACGTCTACTACCCCCCGAACTACCGCGTGCACGCCTCCGGGCACGGCAGCCAGGAGGAACTCGCGACCATCCTGAACCTCGCGCGGCCCAAGTACTTCCTGCCGTGGCACGGCGAACCCCGCCACCAGATCAACCACGCGCGCCTCGCACAGACCCTGCCCCGCCCGCCCAAACGCACCCTGATCGCCCGCAACGGCGACGTCGTGCGCGTCAGCCAGGACGACTTCAAGGTCACGGGCACCGTGCCCGCCGGGGCCGTGTACGTGGACGGCCTGGGCGTCGGGGACATCGGCGACGACGTGCTGCTCGACCGCGTGAACATGAGCCAGGAAGGCATCCTGATCATGACGGCCGTCCTGCACCCCACCCCGCACGTCGAGATCGTCTCGCGCGGCTTCGTGCGCGCCAACCGCGAACTCGACGGTCAGATCCGCAAGGTCGCCCTGGAGGCCATCGAACAGGGCCTGCGCGAGAAGAAACGCCTGGAGGACGTCCGCGACGACATGTACGGCGCCGTGCGGCGCTTCGTGCGCAAGGTCACGGGCCGCAACCCCGTCCTGATCCCCCTGATCGTCGACTGA